The following coding sequences lie in one Microvirga sp. 17 mud 1-3 genomic window:
- a CDS encoding ABC transporter permease produces the protein MTIVTPAAAPKVQTPLRRFLAEFVGNPVAVFGLILLVLVVSAALFAPWVAPQDPYDLSKLDIMSGMLPPGGADLDGNIFWLGSDEQGRDILSAILYGLRTSLLVGFSSTAIALAIGLVVGMVAAYAGGTIDAAIMRLVDIQLSFPAILIALILLAVLGKGVDKVIVALTAVQWAYYARTVRSAALVERRKEYVEAAQCLALPKSRVVMRHLLPNCLPPLIVVATVQVAHAITLEATLSFLGVGVPVTQPSLGMLIASGFGFMLSGEFWLSVFPGLALLITIVSINLVGDQMRDVLNPRLQH, from the coding sequence ATGACCATTGTAACTCCCGCCGCTGCACCAAAAGTGCAGACGCCCCTGAGGCGCTTCCTTGCCGAGTTCGTTGGCAATCCGGTCGCCGTCTTCGGCTTGATCCTGTTGGTGCTGGTCGTCTCGGCGGCGCTCTTTGCCCCCTGGGTTGCTCCACAGGATCCTTACGACCTGAGCAAACTCGACATCATGAGCGGTATGTTGCCTCCAGGAGGCGCCGACCTTGACGGCAACATCTTCTGGCTCGGCTCGGACGAGCAGGGCCGGGACATCCTGAGTGCAATTCTTTACGGCCTGCGGACGAGTCTGTTGGTCGGTTTTTCATCAACCGCCATAGCACTCGCCATCGGGCTGGTGGTCGGCATGGTCGCTGCGTACGCGGGCGGGACGATCGACGCGGCCATCATGCGACTTGTCGATATCCAGCTGTCCTTCCCGGCGATCCTGATTGCGTTGATCCTGCTGGCCGTTCTCGGCAAGGGCGTGGACAAGGTGATCGTAGCACTCACGGCCGTGCAGTGGGCCTATTACGCCCGCACGGTACGTAGTGCCGCCTTGGTTGAGCGACGCAAGGAATATGTCGAGGCCGCACAGTGCCTGGCTCTCCCTAAAAGCCGTGTGGTGATGCGCCACCTGCTTCCAAACTGTCTGCCGCCCCTGATTGTCGTTGCAACTGTGCAGGTTGCTCACGCGATTACGCTGGAAGCGACGCTCTCCTTCCTCGGTGTCGGTGTCCCGGTAACCCAGCCCTCGCTGGGCATGCTGATCGCGTCCGGCTTCGGCTTCATGCTGAGCGGGGAATTCTGGCTCAGCGTATTTCCTGGCCTTGCCTTGCTGATCACCATCGTCAGCATCAATTTGGTTGGCGATCAAATGCGCGATGTCCTTAACCCCCGCCTGCAGCATTGA
- a CDS encoding Lrp/AsnC family transcriptional regulator: MKLDKIDMKILAALQEDGRMTKLRLAEAVNLSPTACWERLSRLEKGGVIAGYTARINTDRFMRLTTVLVEITLRSHQQSDFQRFEAAILKEPMVVACDATGGGIDYILKVVSVDIDAYQRLIDRLLKLDLGIERYFTYVVTKNVKNSDPARSLLSLELSD; the protein is encoded by the coding sequence ATGAAACTCGATAAAATCGACATGAAAATCTTAGCGGCTCTTCAGGAAGATGGCCGAATGACCAAGCTCCGGCTCGCTGAAGCAGTCAATCTTTCCCCTACGGCGTGCTGGGAGCGCCTGAGTAGACTGGAGAAGGGGGGCGTCATTGCCGGTTACACGGCACGCATCAATACCGACCGTTTCATGCGCCTGACAACCGTCCTGGTAGAAATCACCTTAAGAAGCCATCAACAGAGCGATTTCCAGCGCTTCGAAGCTGCCATCCTCAAGGAGCCGATGGTGGTTGCCTGCGACGCGACCGGTGGCGGAATAGATTATATTCTTAAGGTTGTTTCAGTCGATATCGATGCTTACCAAAGGCTGATAGACAGGCTTTTGAAGCTCGACCTCGGGATTGAGCGCTACTTCACCTATGTCGTCACCAAGAACGTCAAGAACTCCGATCCGGCTCGCAGCCTACTTTCACTCGAATTATCGGATTGA
- the argE gene encoding acetylornithine deacetylase, whose product MNTGDLVSLDLIRDLVGFDTTSRHSNLELIGYIRDYLARLGIESTLVPDATGQKASLYATIGPQDRGGILLSGHTDTVPVDNQIWSSDPFTLTEREGRLYGRGTADMKSFVAIALSYAPAFAAADLKTPIHYAFSYDEEVGCIGVRPLIAHIGALAVQPRMAIIGEPTEMQIICAHKGKLGMRCRVEGRSCHSSLAPRGVNAVEYAAEVVAHLRGMARRFASEGPFDPGFDIPHTTVHTGVFRGGTALNIVPSVCEFDFEFRYLPEEDPAALLAQVQRYAHETLEPEMKAVAPEAGFSWHELSSTPGLDTAPDDEVVTLAKALAGQNGHSKVAFATEASLFQKSGGIPSVVCGPGNIDQAHNPNEYIELSEVAKGEAFMRRLLEIAEAGTLTAQA is encoded by the coding sequence ATGAATACCGGCGACCTCGTCAGCCTTGACCTGATCCGGGATCTGGTCGGCTTCGATACGACGAGCAGGCACTCCAACCTGGAGCTGATTGGCTATATCCGCGACTACCTGGCGCGACTGGGAATCGAGAGCACGCTCGTCCCGGATGCAACGGGCCAGAAGGCCAGTCTCTACGCTACGATCGGGCCACAGGATCGTGGCGGCATCCTTCTATCCGGCCATACAGACACCGTGCCGGTGGACAATCAAATCTGGAGCAGCGACCCATTCACGCTGACGGAGCGGGAGGGCCGCCTCTATGGCCGCGGCACAGCCGACATGAAGAGCTTTGTGGCCATTGCGCTCTCCTATGCACCCGCATTCGCGGCGGCAGATCTGAAGACACCGATCCATTACGCCTTCTCATACGACGAAGAGGTCGGCTGCATCGGGGTTCGCCCGCTGATTGCCCACATCGGGGCGCTGGCTGTTCAACCTCGTATGGCCATCATAGGCGAGCCGACCGAGATGCAGATTATCTGCGCTCACAAGGGGAAGCTCGGAATGCGCTGCCGGGTCGAGGGCAGATCCTGCCACTCTTCCCTTGCGCCACGTGGCGTCAACGCCGTTGAGTATGCGGCGGAGGTGGTCGCCCACCTGCGCGGGATGGCACGCCGCTTTGCTTCTGAGGGGCCGTTCGACCCCGGTTTTGATATTCCTCACACGACCGTTCACACGGGGGTGTTCCGTGGGGGCACCGCGCTGAACATTGTCCCGTCCGTTTGTGAATTCGATTTCGAGTTCCGCTACCTTCCGGAAGAGGATCCTGCGGCACTCCTTGCCCAAGTGCAGCGATATGCTCATGAAACGTTAGAGCCGGAGATGAAGGCCGTCGCTCCGGAGGCCGGATTCTCATGGCACGAGCTTTCCTCGACGCCGGGCCTCGATACGGCGCCGGATGACGAGGTAGTCACCTTGGCCAAGGCGCTTGCCGGGCAAAATGGTCACTCCAAGGTTGCCTTTGCGACAGAGGCGAGCCTGTTCCAGAAATCGGGCGGCATTCCCTCCGTCGTCTGCGGCCCCGGCAACATCGATCAGGCTCACAATCCCAATGAGTACATTGAACTCAGTGAGGTCGCCAAAGGCGAGGCATTCATGCGCCGCCTGCTCGAAATTGCCGAAGCGGGTACGCTCACGGCTCAGGCATAA
- a CDS encoding ABC transporter permease, which produces MLVFLIRRIAQSAIVVAIMSVLVFAGIFAIGNPIDVLISPEADEIERTAAIARLGLDRPMYEQFLSFAGNAISGDLGTSFVHGTPAVRLVLERFPATLELALFAMLIAVLFGIPLGIWAGLRPGSAAGRTIMAGSILGFSLPTFWVGMLLIMTFAVWLGWLPASGRGQTVDLFGIPFSFLTADGLKHMILPAMNLALFKKSLVIRLARAGTREVALQDYVRFARAKGLSPVRIVGVHILKNIMIPVVTVLGLEFGSVIAFSVVTESVFSWPGMGKLLIDSILLLDRPVVVAYLLVTVLLFIIINLVVDVLYSLLDPRIRLGGAKA; this is translated from the coding sequence ATGCTGGTTTTCCTGATCCGACGCATTGCCCAAAGCGCGATCGTCGTCGCAATCATGTCCGTCCTTGTGTTCGCCGGCATCTTCGCGATCGGCAACCCCATCGACGTGCTGATCAGCCCTGAAGCTGATGAGATCGAGCGCACTGCGGCTATCGCGCGGCTGGGCCTCGATCGTCCGATGTACGAGCAGTTCCTTTCATTTGCAGGCAATGCAATCTCGGGTGATCTCGGGACATCCTTCGTTCATGGCACGCCGGCCGTCCGTTTGGTTCTCGAGCGCTTCCCGGCCACGCTCGAACTGGCGCTCTTCGCCATGCTCATCGCCGTGCTGTTTGGGATCCCGCTCGGGATCTGGGCAGGCCTGCGACCCGGCTCCGCGGCTGGCCGTACGATTATGGCAGGATCGATCTTGGGGTTCAGCCTCCCGACCTTCTGGGTCGGCATGCTCCTGATCATGACCTTTGCGGTCTGGCTTGGCTGGCTGCCCGCCAGTGGCCGCGGCCAAACGGTAGACCTGTTCGGTATCCCGTTCAGTTTTCTAACTGCCGACGGTCTTAAGCACATGATCCTGCCTGCCATGAACCTCGCATTGTTCAAGAAATCCCTGGTGATCCGTCTGGCCCGTGCCGGGACCCGGGAAGTAGCCCTGCAGGATTACGTTCGCTTCGCCCGGGCCAAAGGACTGTCGCCGGTCAGAATTGTAGGTGTTCATATCCTGAAAAATATCATGATTCCGGTTGTGACCGTTCTCGGTCTCGAATTCGGGTCCGTGATCGCTTTTTCGGTTGTTACGGAATCGGTGTTCTCCTGGCCGGGGATGGGCAAACTTCTGATCGACAGCATTCTGCTCCTCGACCGGCCCGTGGTGGTGGCATACCTGCTGGTCACCGTGCTCCTCTTCATCATCATCAACCTCGTGGTCGACGTCCTTTATTCCCTGCTCGATCCACGCATTCGCCTGGGGGGTGCCAAGGCATGA
- a CDS encoding ABC transporter ATP-binding protein — translation MTAITLPVGSAPSQERQPASSAPMIELDRLTKRFSTRLDFAERLAKRLGANVQEYDVHAVDDVSLAIAPGEVVGLVGESGCGKTTLGRMVAGITPPSSGRLLYRGRPIGELSSEEARKAKLKIQMVFQDPMASLNPRLRVSEIIGEAPRVHGLVSRSEKAEYVATIMRKVGLDPAYAARFPHQFSGGQRQRIGIARALAVQPEFLVCDESVAALDVSIQAQIINLFMELRRDLGLTYLFISHDLGVVEHIADRTVIMYLGRVVESAPSDELFAQPNHPYSRALLNEAPRVDTRKRTFAPIKGEIPSPLNPPSGCAFHPRCPHAFARCKEERPVLREIAPGRISACHLNDIA, via the coding sequence ATGACCGCTATCACCCTCCCGGTGGGCTCTGCCCCTTCTCAGGAGCGGCAGCCGGCAAGCTCTGCGCCGATGATCGAGCTGGATCGACTGACGAAACGATTTTCGACAAGGCTCGACTTTGCCGAACGCCTGGCCAAGCGGCTTGGCGCCAACGTCCAGGAATATGATGTCCACGCGGTTGATGATGTCAGTCTCGCCATCGCTCCTGGCGAGGTGGTCGGCCTCGTCGGCGAGTCGGGTTGCGGCAAGACCACTCTCGGCCGTATGGTCGCCGGTATCACGCCGCCGAGTTCCGGCCGACTGCTGTATCGCGGCCGACCAATTGGGGAATTGTCTTCGGAAGAGGCGCGTAAGGCCAAGCTGAAAATTCAGATGGTCTTTCAGGATCCTATGGCGTCCCTCAATCCTCGCCTGCGGGTCAGCGAGATCATCGGGGAAGCGCCGCGTGTGCACGGCCTGGTTTCACGAAGCGAGAAGGCCGAGTATGTCGCAACGATCATGCGCAAGGTCGGACTCGATCCGGCCTATGCAGCGCGTTTTCCGCATCAGTTCTCGGGCGGGCAACGGCAGCGCATCGGTATCGCGCGCGCCCTCGCGGTTCAGCCTGAGTTTCTTGTATGCGATGAATCCGTCGCTGCACTCGATGTCTCCATTCAGGCGCAGATCATTAACTTGTTCATGGAGCTGCGTCGTGATCTCGGCCTGACCTATCTGTTCATCAGTCACGATCTCGGCGTCGTCGAACATATCGCTGACCGCACGGTCATCATGTATCTCGGCCGGGTGGTGGAAAGTGCGCCGAGCGACGAGCTTTTTGCCCAGCCGAACCACCCCTATAGCCGAGCGCTTCTTAACGAGGCGCCGCGGGTCGATACCCGCAAGCGGACTTTTGCGCCAATCAAGGGCGAGATTCCCTCGCCGCTCAACCCGCCCAGCGGCTGCGCCTTCCACCCACGTTGTCCCCATGCCTTCGCGCGCTGCAAAGAGGAACGGCCCGTACTTCGTGAGATTGCCCCAGGAAGAATATCGGCATGTCATCTGAACGACATTGCATAG
- a CDS encoding PLP-dependent aminotransferase family protein produces the protein MRAPSPALNSLPLPGQEAAFPADWRPTLVKRKGATKHKLLTERIIADIDAEILLPHARMPTHRDLARQLGVSVQTVSLSYKEAERRGYLRGEVGRGTFVRSRVTEKADRFMLDRNVSETMDLSIVRAVYTEAHEHASRAVMQKLAGLDNSTFMRPCRPIAGLDQHREAAQIWLRRLGVEADKDRILITNGAAHGLFLAVAAVVQPGEVVLTECLTDHGIIGLANVLGFTLRGLPTDREGILVEAFEEACAAGGVAALVLVPTLGNPTSHVMSAQRRQAVADVARRYGVFVVEDEVYKPLLEEPLPAITELLPELGFFVTSFTKSVLTGLRVGYLVVPPQYSIRVASIMRVTTWSATNLPAEIAAQWIADGTAEELVKIQRHEAQARQTIVSEILGNHIAQTHPISLCAWLKVPPRWTEEGLVRALTQNRVAVTPSDPFMAGGGAMGGIRICLGGRLSHGALADALQTIRRTFDQLPPVFDVSSIA, from the coding sequence ATGCGCGCCCCCTCCCCCGCGTTGAACTCCCTCCCACTCCCGGGCCAAGAGGCAGCCTTTCCGGCGGATTGGCGCCCGACCTTGGTCAAGAGAAAAGGCGCCACCAAGCATAAGCTTCTGACTGAGCGGATCATCGCCGACATCGACGCGGAGATTTTGCTGCCCCATGCGCGCATGCCAACGCATCGCGATCTTGCGCGCCAACTCGGCGTATCCGTGCAGACCGTCAGCCTCAGTTACAAGGAGGCGGAACGGCGGGGTTATTTGCGTGGAGAGGTCGGCCGGGGAACCTTCGTCCGCAGCCGCGTGACCGAGAAGGCCGACCGCTTCATGCTTGACCGTAATGTGAGCGAGACGATGGACCTTTCCATCGTCCGTGCGGTCTATACGGAGGCTCATGAGCATGCCTCCCGCGCCGTTATGCAGAAGCTCGCAGGGCTCGACAACAGCACATTCATGCGGCCCTGCCGCCCGATTGCGGGACTGGATCAGCATAGGGAAGCCGCGCAGATTTGGCTAAGAAGACTTGGCGTCGAGGCGGATAAGGACCGAATTCTCATCACAAACGGGGCGGCTCACGGGCTGTTTCTGGCTGTTGCGGCTGTCGTCCAGCCCGGCGAGGTCGTATTGACCGAGTGCCTGACCGACCACGGAATTATCGGCTTGGCTAACGTGCTGGGATTTACCCTCCGCGGTCTTCCCACCGACCGCGAGGGCATCCTCGTCGAGGCATTTGAGGAAGCCTGCGCGGCCGGCGGGGTCGCGGCCCTCGTGCTTGTGCCAACCCTGGGGAACCCGACGAGCCACGTCATGAGCGCTCAGCGGAGGCAGGCTGTCGCCGACGTGGCGCGCCGTTACGGCGTATTCGTCGTGGAGGATGAGGTCTATAAGCCGCTCCTTGAGGAGCCACTCCCGGCGATAACCGAACTTCTCCCTGAGCTCGGCTTCTTCGTTACCAGCTTTACCAAGTCGGTGCTGACGGGATTGCGGGTCGGATACCTGGTCGTTCCACCTCAATACAGCATCCGGGTGGCCAGCATCATGCGTGTGACAACCTGGAGCGCGACCAACCTTCCGGCCGAAATTGCAGCGCAGTGGATTGCGGACGGGACAGCAGAGGAACTGGTAAAGATTCAGCGACACGAGGCCCAAGCCCGCCAAACCATCGTGAGCGAGATCCTCGGCAACCATATTGCCCAGACGCATCCGATCTCTCTCTGCGCATGGCTCAAGGTGCCGCCTCGCTGGACCGAGGAGGGGTTGGTTCGTGCTTTGACCCAGAATCGTGTGGCAGTGACGCCGTCCGATCCATTCATGGCCGGAGGCGGAGCCATGGGTGGTATCCGGATATGCCTCGGCGGGCGCCTGTCTCATGGGGCACTGGCAGATGCGCTTCAAACGATCAGGCGTACCTTCGACCAATTGCCACCCGTCTTCGACGTCAGCTCTATTGCCTAG
- the eutB gene encoding hydroxyectoine utilization dehydratase EutB: MTAIALEQIREARKRIESRVLRTPLVSSSSLSARCGVPIHLKLETRQSTGSFKLRGATNAVLSLDDEARKRGLVTASTGNHGRALATAAQAAGTRAVVCMSALVPGNKVEAVRALGADVRIVGRSQDDAQKEVDRLVREQGLTAVPPFDHAAIIAGQGTIGLEIAEDRPEVELVLVPLSGGGLAAGVAAALKGALPNVHVVGVSMARGAAMYESLRAGQPVPVEELDTLADSLGGGIGLDNRYTFAMCRDLLDDVILLTEDEIAEGIRHAFAHEGEVVEGAGAVGIAALLAGKVTPSGPTAIVVSGRNIDEARHRQIIDAGFGKVSLSGGRI, from the coding sequence ATGACAGCGATTGCGCTCGAACAAATCAGAGAGGCAAGGAAGAGGATTGAGAGCCGTGTCCTGCGCACGCCCCTTGTCTCCTCCTCAAGTCTCTCGGCCCGCTGCGGCGTTCCGATCCATCTCAAACTCGAGACTCGGCAGTCGACAGGCAGCTTCAAGCTGCGCGGTGCGACAAATGCCGTGCTTTCTCTGGATGACGAGGCTAGGAAACGCGGCCTCGTCACAGCTTCAACCGGAAATCATGGCCGTGCACTGGCCACCGCCGCACAGGCCGCCGGCACGCGTGCTGTCGTATGCATGTCCGCCCTGGTGCCTGGTAACAAGGTCGAGGCCGTTCGTGCGCTCGGAGCCGATGTCCGGATCGTCGGCCGCTCGCAAGACGACGCCCAGAAGGAGGTAGATCGTCTCGTGCGAGAGCAAGGCCTCACGGCGGTTCCTCCTTTCGATCACGCTGCTATCATTGCCGGACAGGGAACGATTGGCCTCGAAATCGCCGAGGACAGGCCTGAGGTCGAGCTCGTCCTTGTGCCACTCTCCGGCGGCGGCCTGGCCGCAGGCGTCGCCGCGGCGCTTAAAGGCGCCCTGCCAAATGTCCACGTCGTCGGTGTCTCAATGGCCCGCGGCGCCGCCATGTATGAGAGCCTGCGTGCTGGGCAGCCTGTTCCGGTTGAGGAGCTGGATACCCTGGCCGACTCCCTCGGCGGGGGGATCGGACTTGATAACCGCTACACCTTCGCGATGTGCCGCGACCTGCTCGACGATGTCATCCTGCTGACAGAGGATGAAATTGCCGAAGGTATTCGCCACGCTTTTGCGCACGAGGGCGAGGTCGTGGAGGGAGCTGGAGCGGTCGGCATTGCGGCGCTGCTCGCCGGCAAGGTCACGCCATCCGGTCCTACGGCCATCGTCGTTTCAGGGCGCAATATCGACGAGGCGCGACATCGCCAGATTATCGATGCGGGCTTCGGCAAGGTGTCTCTGTCGGGAGGGCGGATCTGA
- a CDS encoding IclR family transcriptional regulator yields the protein MDSQGEAAAPDPMEEDMVVMKKGAGAAAREDALFINSLAKGLSVLKAFDGDWDALGLSEIAGRSGISMGAAQRITHTLVRLGYLRKDDRTRRYRLSARTLDFAYHYLHASPLYEVSIPFVASARDECRETVNVAELDGPEVVAVIRMPSQRYMNPTSTIGRRLPAFCTAGGRAQLAWLPPAEAANILDRTEFLPRTPHTLTDRADVEKRLELAQREGYAMVVEEVNQGEIALAAPILDGNGRPLAAVGVSTSTADWTADSARERLAPVVMQTARLISRSLKGWKPF from the coding sequence ATGGATTCGCAGGGGGAGGCGGCTGCGCCGGATCCGATGGAAGAGGATATGGTTGTTATGAAGAAGGGCGCGGGCGCAGCTGCGCGTGAGGATGCCCTGTTCATCAACTCGCTCGCGAAAGGCCTCAGCGTTCTCAAGGCATTTGACGGTGACTGGGATGCACTCGGCCTAAGCGAAATCGCTGGGCGCTCGGGCATCAGCATGGGTGCCGCCCAGCGGATTACGCATACGTTGGTCCGCCTTGGATACCTCCGCAAGGACGACAGGACGCGCCGTTACCGGCTCAGCGCTCGCACCCTCGACTTTGCCTATCACTACCTTCACGCAAGTCCGCTTTACGAAGTATCGATTCCCTTCGTTGCGTCGGCGCGAGACGAGTGCCGGGAAACCGTCAATGTTGCCGAGCTCGATGGCCCAGAGGTCGTGGCTGTCATTCGCATGCCGAGCCAACGCTACATGAATCCAACGTCGACGATCGGCCGCAGATTGCCGGCCTTTTGCACGGCGGGCGGTCGGGCCCAGCTCGCCTGGTTGCCGCCCGCAGAAGCCGCAAACATCCTCGATCGCACGGAGTTCCTGCCACGGACACCGCATACGTTGACCGATCGAGCAGATGTGGAGAAGCGTCTGGAACTGGCCCAGCGCGAGGGCTATGCGATGGTGGTCGAGGAGGTGAATCAGGGCGAAATCGCACTCGCAGCCCCTATTCTGGATGGCAATGGCCGTCCCTTGGCGGCTGTTGGCGTCTCTACGTCGACGGCCGACTGGACTGCCGATAGTGCGCGCGAGCGCCTTGCCCCGGTAGTGATGCAGACGGCGCGCCTGATCTCGCGTTCTCTGAAAGGCTGGAAGCCATTCTAG
- a CDS encoding ABC transporter ATP-binding protein: MSLTPACSIEEAALTQHDPVLEVEDLRTHFFTRAGIAKAVDGVSFALHRGEILGLVGESGSGKSVTGMSILGLIDPPGRIVGGTVRYRGENLATASERRLRQLRGDRIAMIFQDPMMTLNPVLSVETQMVETVLAHEKVSRQQARERAREALVRVGIPSPDERLAAYPHQFSGGMRQRVAIAIALLHRPDVIIADEPTTALDVTIQAQILFEVQKLCRETGTALVWITHDLAVVSGLADRIAVMYAGRIVETGVTEEVINRARHPYTHGLLGSVPSRNQRGQPLAQIPGMTPSLLSLPEGCSFRPRCRHASDACLVLPSLSGGEDHGWRCFHPQEGVAA; encoded by the coding sequence ATGTCCTTAACCCCCGCCTGCAGCATTGAGGAGGCGGCATTGACGCAACACGACCCTGTGCTCGAAGTCGAGGATCTGCGGACCCATTTCTTCACCCGTGCGGGCATCGCCAAAGCGGTCGATGGCGTGAGCTTTGCACTTCATCGTGGGGAAATCCTGGGACTGGTTGGCGAATCCGGTTCTGGCAAGTCGGTGACCGGGATGTCGATCCTCGGACTCATCGATCCACCTGGCCGGATCGTCGGAGGCACTGTCCGCTATCGGGGCGAGAATCTTGCAACCGCCAGCGAGCGGCGCCTGCGCCAGCTTCGGGGCGACCGGATCGCCATGATCTTTCAGGACCCGATGATGACACTGAACCCGGTGCTCAGCGTCGAAACTCAGATGGTCGAAACCGTTCTGGCCCACGAGAAAGTCTCCCGCCAGCAAGCCCGCGAACGAGCCCGGGAGGCTCTGGTCCGGGTCGGTATTCCGTCGCCGGACGAGAGGCTTGCAGCCTATCCGCACCAGTTCTCCGGCGGCATGCGCCAGCGCGTCGCCATCGCGATCGCCCTTCTCCACCGGCCCGATGTGATCATAGCGGACGAGCCGACCACGGCACTGGACGTGACGATCCAGGCACAGATCCTATTCGAGGTCCAGAAATTGTGCCGGGAGACCGGAACGGCCCTGGTCTGGATCACCCATGATCTGGCTGTGGTTTCAGGCCTCGCAGACCGGATCGCCGTCATGTATGCCGGACGCATCGTTGAGACCGGAGTGACCGAGGAAGTCATCAACCGCGCACGCCATCCCTACACGCACGGCCTGCTCGGCTCGGTGCCGAGCCGCAACCAGCGCGGCCAGCCTCTGGCGCAGATCCCTGGAATGACGCCTTCCCTGCTGAGCCTGCCCGAAGGCTGTAGCTTCCGTCCGCGTTGCCGTCACGCATCCGATGCCTGCCTTGTGCTGCCATCCCTGTCCGGAGGCGAAGATCATGGCTGGCGCTGCTTCCACCCTCAAGAAGGGGTCGCCGCATGA
- a CDS encoding ABC transporter substrate-binding protein, producing the protein MKQQLPVLAGVLAAIFLAGHASAADLRIGTASEPSSLDPHYHNLTPNNTVRRHIFESLVDQDAKQRLIPALAESWRTLDDKTWEFKLRKGVKFHDGTEFTAQDFVYTVCRIPNVANSPSSFTLYTKGIDTIEVPDPYTIIIKTASPYPLLPVEMTTFGIISAKAAGGEAVKFDKAGCKADSWPSTQAFNDGTLTIGTGPFKLVEYRKGERIVLARNDNYWGTKPEWDKVTFRPITSEGPRVAALLAGDVDMVDEPPLQDLERLRKDPKVSVVETMSNRVVYLALDQAEKTPTIKGTDGKNPLRDIRVRQALSLAIDRAAIVKRIMNNTAEPAAQLLAPGLFGTNPDLKVAYDAERAKKLLADAGYPNGFELTIGTPNDRYINDEKIAQAAAQMFSRIGIKTQVDAATVNVFFSRRNKGEFSVFLAGWSAATGEASSPLKSLVATRIKEKGFGPTNYTGYSNPKLDDLLTQALATVDDTAREKLLAEAMKVVSDDVAILPLHYEAASWGMRKGLTYEPRADQYTLAAAVRTAK; encoded by the coding sequence ATGAAACAGCAACTCCCAGTCTTAGCCGGCGTCCTTGCCGCCATATTTCTCGCAGGCCACGCCTCGGCCGCAGATCTTCGGATCGGTACCGCTTCCGAGCCCAGCTCGCTCGATCCGCACTATCATAACCTTACTCCAAACAACACGGTGCGCCGGCACATCTTTGAATCGCTGGTCGATCAGGATGCGAAGCAGCGTCTGATCCCGGCACTGGCGGAATCGTGGCGGACCCTTGATGACAAGACCTGGGAATTCAAGCTGCGCAAAGGCGTGAAATTCCACGATGGGACCGAATTCACCGCGCAGGATTTCGTCTATACGGTCTGCCGCATTCCGAACGTCGCCAACAGCCCGTCGTCATTCACGCTCTACACAAAGGGTATCGACACCATCGAAGTGCCGGATCCCTACACCATCATCATCAAGACGGCCTCGCCTTACCCGCTGCTGCCCGTCGAAATGACGACCTTCGGCATCATCTCGGCCAAAGCGGCCGGAGGCGAAGCGGTAAAGTTCGATAAGGCAGGCTGCAAGGCGGACAGCTGGCCCTCCACGCAGGCCTTCAACGACGGCACGCTGACCATCGGCACCGGCCCCTTCAAGCTTGTTGAATACCGCAAGGGCGAACGGATTGTGCTCGCCCGCAACGACAATTACTGGGGTACGAAGCCCGAGTGGGATAAGGTAACTTTCCGGCCGATCACCAGCGAAGGACCCCGTGTCGCGGCACTGCTTGCGGGCGATGTCGACATGGTCGACGAGCCGCCGCTGCAGGATCTCGAGCGACTGCGCAAGGATCCGAAGGTGTCGGTCGTAGAGACTATGTCGAACCGGGTCGTTTACCTCGCTCTGGATCAGGCCGAGAAGACGCCGACCATTAAGGGTACCGACGGCAAGAACCCCCTGCGAGACATTCGTGTCCGTCAGGCGCTATCGCTGGCGATCGACCGCGCCGCCATTGTAAAGCGCATTATGAACAACACCGCCGAGCCCGCGGCCCAGCTCCTGGCTCCCGGCCTGTTCGGCACAAACCCGGACCTGAAGGTGGCCTATGACGCCGAAAGGGCAAAGAAGCTGCTGGCAGATGCCGGCTACCCGAATGGTTTCGAGCTGACCATCGGCACGCCGAACGATCGCTACATCAACGACGAGAAGATCGCCCAAGCGGCGGCTCAGATGTTCAGCCGCATCGGCATCAAGACCCAGGTCGATGCCGCCACGGTCAACGTCTTCTTCTCACGTCGCAACAAAGGTGAGTTCAGTGTCTTCCTGGCCGGTTGGAGTGCGGCGACGGGTGAAGCTTCCTCGCCGCTCAAGTCACTCGTCGCAACGCGCATCAAGGAGAAGGGCTTCGGTCCGACGAACTACACCGGATATTCCAATCCAAAGCTCGACGATCTCCTGACGCAGGCTCTTGCCACAGTTGATGATACTGCCCGCGAGAAGCTCCTGGCAGAGGCCATGAAGGTCGTCAGTGATGACGTGGCCATCCTGCCTCTGCATTACGAGGCTGCCTCGTGGGGCATGCGTAAGGGGCTGACCTACGAGCCGCGCGCCGACCAGTACACGCTCGCGGCAGCCGTTCGCACGGCCAAATAA